The Accipiter gentilis chromosome Z, bAccGen1.1, whole genome shotgun sequence DNA window GCTTCTAGGCTGCTGTTTTCTCACCTTAATGTTTTGCTAAATGTCATTAAAGGGACTACAGGTAACATCTTGAAGAAATCTTACTGTACTCATAGGCTTGAACTGTGTTGGTTTTGGAGGCAAAGAAGCACCCATGAAATCAAAGCAGTTCCGTTTGTTTTcatggctgttttttttttcccgtcAGAAATTCCTTGAACTGGTAGATTGCTTATGACTTTAATTCTATGCCTGTTTATGTGCACTGAGTGTTACTTTTTTAATTCTACCTCATGATACGCTGGTTTTTACAAGAGTATTGTTCTGAAGCATTGGACACTAACTTTCCTGTATAAAAACCTGTTACTCCAAAGTGACACGTCATCCCATCTAGATACTACCTGCAATGCACAGCACAGAGCGGTGGGTTgaccagccctgcccagccctgaaaCCAGGGCCACTGAGCAAGAGTGTAGGACTGATGCTAAAAGTTGACCTGGTTAAGCGGTTTGATGACAACATTGATGTTTTTTGTAGCAAGTCTGGCAGATGCATATTAAGATGGATTCTGTCCATATATGCTGTAGAAATGTTACTTAGTTCTTCTGATtacatttgtaataatttttaattagaataaGTAGGTAATCCTAGATTTTGATCATTTGATTACTCCTTTTCAGCAATACTTGGAAATTTTCAATGAAAGTTAATCTATTTTACCTATGAAGTTCACGTAATGCTTACTGAAACTCTATTCAATAGTTTGTAACTGATATGCCTTGCAGTTGCATCTTGGTGGAAGGAGTGATTTTCGGTTGTCTTTCTGAATGGTATTACCTTGCCTTATTGAACTATGAAGTAATTTGTGGGTGAGCTTTGGATTATTTctagatagtaaaaaaaaaaaaaaaaaaggtgtatctTACTGTTATGTTTCAAAAGATTAATTCTTAACCTTCCAGAACTATATAAAACTGTCtgaacaaataaagaaaatgtttcaaatggtAGACAAAAGACTGCACTAACAGCAAAGTATGCTAGTGGCTTATACCAGAGATTTCTTTAAATTGGTTTACTTTTGACCACTCAAGTGTTACACCACTTGGtaaattttacagtatttctactgaaaatagAGCTCTCCATTTGATTGTAAAGCATGcaatatgttttttaaatgcatggttTCATATCCATTAACTTCTGTAGTAAAAGAATTCCTACATTCACAGCATGGCTGACCAGCAGAAGCAGATAAACTGCATAATTAAGATCTCTATAGGAATGTCAATGTATAGCAGTGTCTACAGGAACCAAACTAGTGTTTGAAGCTAGTAATCCTTTTGTAATAGTCCAGTGGCTGTATATTGTGGGAGTCAATGCATTTTCTGAGTATTCCATTAGAGGTCAGTCTTTAAATCACTGCAGCACTGTTAGACATTTGTGGCGAGGGGGAGAGAATCTATTATACAAAGACattcatgtatatgtatatttctCTGTatgaggagtgtgtgtgtgtgtatttcagtATATATACAGCCATGGGGCATCAGTCCACTTGTCAAACATGGGTAGTTCAGGGAAAAATGTAATGTCCAAACAGAACTATTGGGGATAGGAAGAAAAGCACAGTGATACAGACAGACACATGTTTGTTTGCACTCTTGGAGTCTTGGTAAGGACAGTTTGCCTACTACCAGAATTAGAATGTAAACATCAGGTTTTTCTGGGGttgggagggtgggtggggggtgggttggttgatttttggggggggggggggagggttgtttgtttgttgttggtttgtttgtttgttttttttaattcgaGTAACACTGATGTGGAAGAGGTCTCGATACTGTAAACCATGGGTCTGTTGCTCTACGAAATGTGaactcagaaaaaagaaatatacttgccaaatgaaagcttttaaaaaatctagTTTACAAGATTCTAAAAAGTTGGAGTAAAAAGTCAACAGCCCATAATATTCTtgtcctgcaggaaaaaaacttCTCATTCCTGATCTTAGTCAAAGGTGCATTTTCTTAAGCACTAAGTATCTTCAGTTAAGTATAAGGTTTTTAATACAAGAACAAATTCTGCATGTAGAGTATTTTGAAATACCTGAGATTTCATAGTAAAAATTGTAGCCTTTTAATACAGTATCGAAAGTATCGGAACTGCTCTGAAAATATTGTACTTACAGCCGTACAGTAACTTACTATTTGTGGACAGTTTCTCTTGCTTGCataataaattaaacatttaataatTCAGtgaattaaaatctattttaatgtatttatcttaCACTGAGCTCTGTTCTGTAATGCTCACTGGTTCTTGCCTACTCCCTACAACTAAGAGGGAAAACCCCCCAGTGCTCAGAGGTAAACAACCTCTCTATGCGAGTCTCCTTCCCTTCATAGGTTTCTTTGCTACTGTCCTTACCATTAAGCATGCttgtgagaagcagcagctcactCATGAAGCCTAGAAAGCAGGACAGATGTTGGCTGTAGTATGATAATTACAAACTGTtgtgtcccaaagttggagcgactcaggtttgtggatttccttggtcagaattaaggtgaaatgacaccaggggagttcaaacaacaaccaacatttattcaacctagctaactttgtccaagtacatacaaacttgttaatatgaaccttgcaacatgtcattaagctgctatttgagaagaggagggaagtacaggaagatgaaatggaaaagggaaaaagatgaaatggaaaagggaaaaagatgaaatggaaaagggaaaaagatgaaatggaaaagggaaaaagatgaaatggaaaagggaaaaagatgaaatggaaaagggaaaaagatgaaatggaaaagggaaaaagatgaaatggaaaagggaaaaagatgaaatggaaaagggaaaaagatgaaatggaaaagggaaaaagatgaaatggaaaagggaaaaagatgaaatggaaaagggaaaaagatgaaatggaaaagggaaaaagatgaaatggaaaagggaaaaagatgaaatggaaaagggaaaaagatgaaatggaaaagggaaaaagatgaaatggaaaagggaaaaagatgaaatggaaaagggaaaaagatgaaatggaaaagggaaaaagatgaaatggaaaagggaaaaagatgaaatggaaaagggaaaaagatgaaatggaaaagggaaaaagatgaaatggaaaagggaaaaagatgaaatggaaaagggaaaaagatgaaatggaaaagggaaaaagatgaaatggaaaagggaaaaagatgaaatggaaaagggaaaaagatgaaatggaaaagggaaaaagatgaaatggaaaagggaaaaagatgaaatggaaaagggaaaaagatgaaatggaaaagggaaaaagatgaaatggaaaagggaaaaagatgaaatggaaaagggaaaaagatgaaatggaaaagggaaaaaagagagccctcccattgagtcacgaggttcagagcagacccccttgctttctggactgctgctcagaggagctcaggggtggctagatccacttcTAGtttcagacttggtcaacggtttatgtttcaaaggatgaggtgtagggaccgtggaaaagagagaagggaaagagagaaaggaagaaagagaggagtttcaccagtcctgggtccagcgttggtccagccagcgtagagatccagttccagagggcgcgcACTGACTCGTTCTcccttttatagtgtgttagttgatgatctcaacatgcgcagttcccacagccggggttcactggaatcggttagggGTTCACTGGAACGGGTTAGTGAGCTTTGCgggggggtgttcattgtggagttgcctctcttttcctgctggcatgaccacttaagatagaagcacagtcccaacttccatggggccttcttttctccaggaaggcataaattgtgttccttctcctgatcacttaagataaggaattggggctttggagaagtgcgttcccaccctctgtggggccctctcctctgtccacatcgtcctgttcacacaactccagcatttttacagaggttgttttgtccaccagagctcttttagcggatgtttgagacattgaatttgtcagaccgtcacacaaACAGTAGAGTTAACCATTCCATTGCCTGAGACAGTACCTCTGGGGTAGAGAGCTTCTTTTGGTCACACAGCAAACCCTTGAAGGCAGGATTGCTGTTCCTGTAAAATTTTGCTGAAGGAGTCTTGCAGTGGTGAGCAGGCAACTATCTGCCCCCAGGGAACAGCCTGAAACTGAAAACtatcctgcctgctctgccatggGTAGCTGTGTTTGTGGTAGTGGGTTGTGGGTTGCCTGTACCAAGAGTGACATTCTGCCCTGTTACACTTCCACTTGCAAAGGTCTGGGCTCTAGTGAAGCCAGTTACTATTATGCACATGGAAAACAGCATCTGCATAAAACCAAATTCTGTTTCAGCATTACCTGAGGCGCAGATGAATGTCACAGTTATCATGCAGGACCAATGGCATATTGCATGCTTGGGGCATGTGCATGTCACTTGGTTATCTGCTGTTGTGTTTCCTGTAAATGAGGCCTCAACACATGCCGGAGCAGCGTGACATCTGGGTTTAAATCAGAAGGTGGATTTGAGTTGGGGTAAATGAATACAAGCTAAGCAGCTGAGGAAGTGAGCACACTTTATTGCCCTGGCTTTGCTGTCAACGGGGTAACACTCAGCTGCTGCAGTTCTAAAGCTTGTTCATCAGACTCAGCTTTTCCATCAGGTTTTTCCAGAAAATGAGCTAAGATTCAAAGTTTGACTCTGAAACTCTTATCCATACAACAGCCCTGTTTGATGCAGACCACCTGAGCAGTCAGTGGTAAACAGTCTGTACCCTGTCTAAAAGAATATGCTATATACAGTTTACCTATCCTGATGCTGCAAAAATGCTATTTAGGCTTGTCAGCACTTGTGGCTTTCTCTCACCCCCTCACTACACAGTGCATAATAAATGAGGGGAAAGCTGTCTCTCTAGTTGTTAGAAATTTGATGGCATTagtttctgagaagaaaaaaaaaccctaactggACTATCACAGCCTGACTGACATGTGATGTTTATTTCTCAGGGCTGTTACTGGAGCCTCCTGCCTTTTCCAGCTGTCAGTTCAGAACTACCAAGAGCTGTTGTCTTATTAGTTTACTTGCCTATGTAAAAACTTGTGTTCTTCCCCACCTCCACTGCAAACAGCTAAGAACTGGCCAAACTTAATTACCTGAGGTACTACAAGGTCTCTGGAATAGAAATATGCCTCAAAAACcacaaagcagtattttgcaaTATTGCTGTCCTTTGGTCAAAGTAATTACCCAAAATCTAGCTCTATTAGCCTTTCAGCAGTATTCCCATTAACGTTGTTGGAGACTTTCCCATTCCCTTTAGCTGGAAATGATTGTTGTAGTCCACCAAGAAAATCAACTGAGACACCAGCagtcatttttaaaattctgctttagaGGTTGGTCAAACCTGACTAAGAGTCCCAGCTGCCTGTTTTCAGAGAAGGCAGCAACTGAAGCCTGGCAATGTCCTGGTTTAGTAGCAACACAGTGTTGAGACAAGGCAACAAAAGGCTGAGGATCCCACTTCTGACCTATCCCATGGAAAAGGGTGCTAACCAGCCAGGGAAGATAAGCCAAGGTCAGTTCTCTCTCAGACTTTCTCCTTCATGCTACCCATAGTAACCCTGCCCTGCAAACAAGACAACACATAGAAACACTGCTACCTAGCGCTTGGTTTGAAGATCTACTCTTTCCTGATCCTTGCCCAGTATCATTTGTGTTCTTAAATTGCAGCTGCGTTAAGTATGGGGTTGAGGCAGTCTGCTTATAGTCAAATTTGTTAAGCCTGGAAACAATCTTGAAACTTGCCTCAACAGAGCTGTTTTCATGTTAGTTGAAGCATCACAACTCCTTCTGTGCCCTCTTGTTCCCAGACTGGCAACACATCCTGTTTAGCAAACTACCTGTTCCATCTCACAGTAACTTGTGTGCCAAAACACACTTCACTGATTATGAGTATCTGTCCTCTTACACATAAAACACCTGTAATTTGTTAAGCATACAATTCTTTGGATTTTGTTGTAAAACTGTCAGTGGttataaagcaaagcaaagattaTACTTGAGCATAGTTCTGTCATGACAGACCTGCAGTGCACTCCATCTAACCATGCCACATAAGCAGAGACAGCAACAGACCAGGACTCCACTTTTCCCTTTTTGCTACAGTAATGCCAATCACCAGTTAGTGGCAGGCTTATGTTAAACTCTTACCCTCAATACTTCAGATTTCCCAAAATTAGAGAAATATATAATATCTTCCACAGAAAAAGAGGATGcgaattttttttattccatcaaGGAGTGATTACAAAAAACAGTACACTGGTGAAAATTAGATTCTGCCAGTAACAGACAGTcagtaaacattttatttaaatgcagataATCACAACATTCAGATACAAGAACACTCACTTGTGCCTGGCCATTTTTGACTGTGAAGCTAGGGTCTATATTATAAACACACTGATTGGGACCAATATTTGAGGACAGTTTAGCTAGTGAAAAACTCAAATGTAAAGTAATAGCTACTCCAAAACTTAGGAAAAGAACAATTCAGACAGTTTCTGAAAGCTTTCCTGCCCCCCATcatccaaaatattttgcttttatatatggtttcataaaataaaaactccCCCAAAAGAATCAAATGCTTTTTGTTAAGACCCTCACCTGGTTTAAGGTTATGCTTGCTCTTCTGTCCCTTTCTCTAAGGCCTGAAGTCTTGTATCTCTCAACTCCCAAGTCTGTAAGACACACAATACTTCGTATTTCTGCAAGTCTTTTTCAATACTCACCTACAGAATTCCTTAAACATATCTCCAAATGCTGTATCTTTCCTACCTAACTGCTTCTAAGATCTTTGGTTGTCATCTCTGCCACATTTACAGATCTCCACCGAAGTGGGTAATACCCAGAAACCTCCTCTTGTTGGTGTTGCTGTACAATTCTGCCACACAGCACTATTAAGAGTACACATCAAGTAGGCAGAAGTCCAAGTTTCAGGTAAAAATATCTTGTGATCCATTATTCCACAGcacaaatgaaacagaagtaatttgCAAAAGACAAGATACCTCAGCAGAAGAGAGCTGTGTTTGTGAACTACTTTCACAGCTGCAGGAAGCTGAACTATTTCATGAGCATTACAGAAAGGACCATCTTCTTTCTGGCCCCATAGCTGtaagcaacagaaaaagcagcagtgccaaaaaaaacaccaaaacaaacaaaaaaaacaacaaaaaaacaaaaggcagaacaaaTTCACATGTTTGCAAGTAAGTGTTTTTTTAACAAGGAAGGACACTTTAAAGCTTTAGTAAATTTGCTCTTTCATTCCTTCCACTTTTCCCTTTTCACATGAAGgcacatatgtacatatacacagaGATCCCACTTTGAACTGGAGTCAGCTTCAACTAACTTAAACATTCAGTAACCATTCTTACACTGCTGAATGAAATGTTCATCTTAACGCCAAGCATCAAAATGGCTGGCGGAATAGTCTGCGTAGGCTTAGTTTAAGCTTGAATTTCTGAACTTCAGTAATCCTCATCTGGATGTGTCCTTTTAGCTTTAAACAATAAGGAGTACTTAGGACcctaaaacatttgaaaatgcagttcttaaatacagattttgaaGTTTATCAGGCAAGGGAATCAATTTTCATCAGCCCCTCCTTGATTTTCATGTTCTACAATGTGGACAGTGGAGCACATTCCATCACGGAGCGTTAAGAAATTTTGGGAGTGATACAGAATAAGCCTCTGGACTAATATAAgcgttgggggtttttttgtttgttgggttgttttttttttttaaaccttgtgtTTGTCTAGTAGCTCCATTATGGGTAAACTCACTTCCCagcaaaaatacttcaaaaaggTCATCTTAATTGCACAAAGGTTTAGATGCATCACCATTCACCCCATAAATATTGAAGGCCAAGACTAATTACCTTTCACATTACGCAGGCACTGTTCCCTGGGATTAAGTGACATCATACATGCCAATACTCAAATGAACAGACGAGCCGAAGGAAGATAGTGGTTTTCATAACAGCTTTAGCAAGAATTCGTAGGTTGCATTGATTATGCCCCAGGACAGGACAGAACGATGGTAATTCAGATGGGCTCCTCTGAAAAGGTGGATCAGTTTTCTATCACGTTCCAGCCAGATCTTCACGAGAACTTTTGAGAAGGATTGAAATTCACCACCAATTTGAGCTTGCATGCGAGTTTTTACAACATTCACTGGGAAAAACAAGAATCCTAGCATGGCACCCAAGAGCCCTCCACAGATGAAGTCATTGACCAAATGAGCGCTGTAAGAAGTTGCTTCAGGCAGACACTGTTTGATAGGTCCCCGTAGGCCAAAGAAGAGTGCATTGCTGGGTCCATTTCGGAGCAGAATAGGCACCAATCCCCGGTAATATTCTCTCATCCCATAGACTTTGAGTACCTTGAAAGCCTGGTAAGTGTTTGTAAATTTATCGTGGTGTTTGTAGTCCTGAAGCAAAGTCTGAACTCGCTCAAAAGGTGTAAGAATAGCTTCTGTGGTCCCTGCAAGCACTGCTGCCATGCTACGAGTGAGGAGTTCAGGAGCACTTGTGTGGCTaaggagcagggaggagaaatCTTCATACAAGCCAAACATTAGTGCCAACGTTGTCGTTTTCTGCATTAATGGGGGAAGAATGCCGCGATAGAGATTTCGAATTCCATCCTTCTGCAGCTGATGTACTGCATCTTTTGTTTTCAAACCATACAACTGCTGTCGAAAGAGGACCTTCTGGATGGGAAAAGTGACTGCTATATTTGTGAAGGCCGCACAGTAGCCACAAAGATAATGTTTACCAGAGGTAGCCGTTGTATCATTGCTCAGATATTCCTTTGAATTTGTTGGGGCAGAACCTTCTGAATCCAtcatactgttttttcttactgcaGTATATCTCAGTTCTCCTTCCCtacatcaaaaaaagaaagaatgaacatGAGCAGAAATGCAAGTGACCCTGCAGCTTTTTTCACACTAGCAGATCATTCAAACAGCACCTGGTATCTTACACCTGAGAAATGCTCATATAATTCAAAGGAGAAAAGCAACAAATGCCAGATGTGATGGATGTTGCACTCTTTTCTACTCAAGTCTGAGACCTGAAAAAGTggcagtttttcctttctgtacagttttaaattaaaagagaaataaattgggAAGGAAACTGAGATATGAACTCCTCAAGTGCTACATTACAGCTGACAAGAGGAAGCTTACACATTAGATTTCCCCATTTACTGTGCCACGGAATTCAAACAGTGACAGGTCTGCTCTCACACTAGTAAAATACACATCACCAGGATAATGGTGGTGGGGACAGAAAAGAgtctaaggaaaaaagaaataaaaaattaaataaaatacatgcagtAGCATTAGAAATTCTGATCATTCCACTCCGTCCTTCCCTGTGGCAGAACACAGCagataatttaaataataatttgtcatggtttaacccgtccagcaactaagcaccacaccaCCACTCTCTCGCTCTCCCCCTTGCGCTGGTGGGGTGGCagggagaattggaagggtaaaagtgagaaagaaacttgtgggttgagataaaaaacagtttaataattaaaaagaaacgtaaaaaaaatattgtaagggGAAAAACACTACagagagagggaaataaaacccaagaaaaacaagcaatgcaaatgaaaacaatttctcaTCACCAACCGACTGATGCCCAGGCAGTCCCTGAACAGCCGCCCCTCTGCCAACCTCCACCTGCCACCGCCCCCAGTTTTATTGCCAAGCATGACGTCATATAGTCTGGAAAACCcttgggtcagtttgggtcagctgtcccagctgtgtcccctcccaactctttATGCACCCCCAGCCTGTTCACTGGCCGAGCAcagtgaggagcagaacagcccgtggcactgtgcaagcactgcgtAGGAGTAGCTAAGACATCCCtatgttaccaacactgttttcatcacaaatccaaaacacagaccCATACAAGCacctatgaagaaaattaactctatcccagccaaaactagtaTGCAATTGTAATCACAGGCTTAAATTAATCTACAAGAACGCTTCTAACAGTTAATTAACCTGCAGCCTcatctgcagagaaagaaagcatCTTGAACCCACACTTGATTTTCATGTTCTACGAAGAAGTTCAGACCTTGAGCTAGGCTAGATCTGAGGTCCTTAAGGACACATAAACAGAGACAGTTCCACCAAATAAAGCAGGGAAGTACTGAAGTAGTCATTACCAGGGAACACCTGATCATCATTTAAAATGGGGTTGCTTATTCAAAAATTGTAAAAAGCTGGTTTTGCAGGTAGTCTGAATCGTAACTTCCATTACAGCACAGCTTGAGTTAAGTCAGTACCAACCAAGCGAGGCTGGTGGTGGTTTGTGAACTTCAGATACTCCCTGCCAGCAACATGCATGAGGTTTCCATGATTTCAAAATGGTATTTGGGGCTAATGCCCCTGCTTGGCATGAGGAGCATGTTTCTCAAGGTGCAGCCACTACAGGCTGTTATGTGAAGGACACGTGGCAGAGGCTGTACAGAAACAAGCTGGATTGCTCAAAGCAACCTGACAGATTATTTTGACCAagtatacaatttatttttaaaacaaaacacgtATATACCTGTATTGGCTTTCCCCCTATTTAATCCTTTAAGGTCTGGCAAGTGAAAATGTCATCTAAATAATTTACAAAGATTAAGTGTTTCTGTCAATATGAGAATTAAGAGCAGAAACAGAGATTCATATTAGATGGCTTATACACCACTTCATATATGCAGCAGTTTGGTGTattaattcagattattttagTTCTACTTGCATATACTAAAAAAGCCACATCTGTAGATATGCCACTCTTAGACAGGGCACAGTGGGTCATGCTAATTCAACTAACACAGTGTGGAAGAGTCTTATCAGAGACAACACTGTTAAGGAAATGATTCATATATATGGTGTCATTCATGTGGGTGACAGCTGCCTGTGGCCAAACCATATTTTTCCCTCAAAAGAAACTCATCAAGAAATAcaataaatcaattaaaaaaaaaaaaaagagacctttaGTTCAGTTTCAGAAGCTACATGCTCCTTTTGCCGTAACTGTTGTATCTGTCCAGTCAGGAAGCGTTGAAGGCTACAGCGACCCTCATGTAAGGAAGACATCATGCTTCTGAGTTAGGAACTTGCAAAAGCCAGGCACAGCAAGTCCTCCCAGAAGCGTTTACAACAGAACCCTTGCTTTCAGACACAATCTGTAAGGCCTGTGCCACCTACAAGTACTAAAGCACAGCAGCCACTTTGTTTGAATTTAACATAAAAGAAGCAGTTCTCAAAAAAGAATAGAAGTGTTAGATCAATGGCACTGCCTATACATACCAGCCCCTGAAGCTGCTGCAACATCCCATTTATACACAGAAGTTCCCTTCAACCCAGGAGCCGATTTCGGAGCGCTCTGGGCAAGGGAGCACATGTGATCCTTTTTGACATCGTGTTCCCCGATCCAAGTGCCTGCCTAATACCAAATCAGGTGCCTGCCACCGCCACCAACCCGTTTACCTGTCTAAATGACCACGACCTTCAAAATGCTGGCATGTGACCCAGCAGGTCTGAGAAATGCAAGGCAAAGAATAATGAAAGGACATTTGCTATCTGATATTGcattatatttctgtatttgtaacACTGGTAAGAGATAGTGGTGCTTCCCATCATCCTGATGGCTGTGGAATGAGCGTGCTAACTATGAAGTCCTCCTGGCTCAATCGCGGTTTAAGATTACTTGGGGAACCAAATGCTCATTCTATCAGTAAATCAGAGTAACACTACAAACGCACACTCTTTCACCATCAGCTACATGAAATATTCACCCTAAACATCAGCCAGACCCTGAAGACACGCAGCTGTGTCACGTAATACGGAAGGTTTACAGATTCGTTCATTCATCTCCCCAGCCGATCACCTACCGCTGTAACAAACACCAGATTCCCAACTTGGGGCTCACCAGCCCGTGGCTCCTCACCACCGCCAACCCACTGGAAGCACCGGAGCACTTCCCGAAGGACGCGCAGCACATTCGAGACTCGGGCAGCCGCCCGGGGAAAACCACCGGCCTAGAGACGCCGAGGAACACCTCAGTGTTCCCCGTGAACCTGGCAGGGCCGCCCGGCCACGGTGCCGGACTGCCGGAGACCCTCGGGAGCGATCGTAGCCCCTCCGGGGAACGGCACCAGGCGACCTGAAAGCAAACAGCCAAACACGAGTCAGCGAAGCGCCATCGGGGAGGCCGTGGCCGGGAACCGGCTGGGGAAAAcacccgcccccgccgcggcgcgGCGGCCGGCAGCCCGGTGCCCACCCGGGCCTGGACAAGGAGCGCTGCTGCGCTCCCCGGCCCCAGCGGACCGGGGCCGGGCTCGCACACCCAAGGTCAGGCCGGCGGGGCGATGGTTG harbors:
- the SLC25A51 gene encoding mitochondrial nicotinamide adenine dinucleotide transporter SLC25A51 isoform X1 gives rise to the protein MCCASFGKCSGASSGLAVVRSHGLVSPKLGIWCLLQREGELRYTAVRKNSMMDSEGSAPTNSKEYLSNDTTATSGKHYLCGYCAAFTNIAVTFPIQKVLFRQQLYGLKTKDAVHQLQKDGIRNLYRGILPPLMQKTTTLALMFGLYEDFSSLLLSHTSAPELLTRSMAAVLAGTTEAILTPFERVQTLLQDYKHHDKFTNTYQAFKVLKVYGMREYYRGLVPILLRNGPSNALFFGLRGPIKQCLPEATSYSAHLVNDFICGGLLGAMLGFLFFPVNVVKTRMQAQIGGEFQSFSKVLVKIWLERDRKLIHLFRGAHLNYHRSVLSWGIINATYEFLLKLL
- the SLC25A51 gene encoding mitochondrial nicotinamide adenine dinucleotide transporter SLC25A51 isoform X2, producing MMDSEGSAPTNSKEYLSNDTTATSGKHYLCGYCAAFTNIAVTFPIQKVLFRQQLYGLKTKDAVHQLQKDGIRNLYRGILPPLMQKTTTLALMFGLYEDFSSLLLSHTSAPELLTRSMAAVLAGTTEAILTPFERVQTLLQDYKHHDKFTNTYQAFKVLKVYGMREYYRGLVPILLRNGPSNALFFGLRGPIKQCLPEATSYSAHLVNDFICGGLLGAMLGFLFFPVNVVKTRMQAQIGGEFQSFSKVLVKIWLERDRKLIHLFRGAHLNYHRSVLSWGIINATYEFLLKLL